The following are encoded in a window of Mycolicibacterium tusciae JS617 genomic DNA:
- the ponA2 gene encoding transglycosylase/D,D-transpeptidase PonA2 — protein MPESPPSPPPPAVTVIKLAWCCLLASVVLAALMFPVVGGFGLVSNRASDVVANGSAQLVEGEVPQVSTMVDAKGNVIAWLYNQRRFEVSSDQIANTMKLAIVSIEDKRFAEHNGVDVQGTLTGLSGYLSGNLDTRGGSTLEQQYVKNYQLLVIAQTDAEKRAAIETTPARKLREIRMALTLDKTFTKPEILTRYLNLVSFGNGAFGVQDAAQTYFGINASELNWEQAALLAGMVQSTSTLNPYTNPEGALARRNVVLDTMIENIPEEAAALQAAKGQPLGVLPQPNALPRGCIAAGDRAFFCDYVLEYLARAGISKDQVARGGYMIKTTLDPDVQIPVKTAVNDIASPDLDGVASVMSVIRPGKESHPVLAMASNRTYGLNLEAGETMQPQPFSLVGDGAGSVFKIFTTAAAMDMGMGINAQLDAPARFQAKGLGSGGARGCPPATWCVQNGGNYRGTMSVTDALATSPNTAFAKLISQVGVQRTVDMAVKLGLRSYALPGTARDYDPESNESLADFVKRQNLGSFTLGPIEVNALELSNVAATLASGGTWCPPNPIAEVIDRDGKQVSVTTETCEQVVPEGLANTLANAMSKDDTGAGTAAGAAGSVGWNLPMSGKTGTTEASRSAGFLGFTNQYAAANYIYDDSTAPGALCSYPLRQCGGDGNLFGGNEPARTWFSAMMPIANNFGPVTLPPTDPRYVDGAPGSRVPSVSGMSESSARSRLRDAGFQVANESTPVNSTAPYGAVVGTSPTGQTVPGSIITIQISNGIPPPPPPPPPGAIPGLPPPIGQTVVQIPGLPPITVPVLGPPPPPPPPFPPPPPPPP, from the coding sequence ATGCCGGAAAGCCCACCATCGCCGCCGCCACCAGCGGTCACGGTCATCAAGCTCGCGTGGTGCTGTCTACTGGCCAGCGTTGTCCTCGCGGCATTGATGTTCCCTGTGGTCGGAGGATTCGGACTGGTCTCCAACCGTGCCTCCGATGTCGTCGCCAACGGTTCGGCGCAGTTGGTCGAGGGTGAGGTGCCGCAGGTATCGACCATGGTCGACGCCAAGGGCAACGTGATCGCATGGCTGTACAACCAGCGTCGGTTCGAGGTGTCCAGCGACCAGATCGCCAACACCATGAAATTGGCGATCGTCTCCATCGAGGACAAGCGGTTCGCCGAGCACAACGGCGTGGACGTGCAGGGCACGCTGACCGGCCTTTCGGGCTATCTGTCCGGAAACCTCGACACCCGCGGTGGCTCCACGCTCGAGCAGCAGTACGTGAAGAACTACCAGTTGCTGGTGATCGCGCAGACCGACGCGGAGAAGCGTGCGGCCATCGAGACCACTCCGGCCCGCAAGCTGCGCGAGATCCGCATGGCCCTGACGCTGGACAAAACCTTCACCAAGCCCGAGATCCTGACCCGCTACCTGAATCTCGTCTCGTTCGGCAACGGAGCGTTCGGCGTGCAGGATGCCGCGCAGACCTACTTCGGCATCAACGCCTCCGAACTGAACTGGGAGCAGGCGGCGCTACTCGCGGGCATGGTGCAGTCCACCAGCACGCTGAACCCCTACACGAATCCCGAGGGCGCGCTGGCCCGTCGAAACGTGGTGCTGGACACCATGATCGAGAACATTCCCGAAGAGGCCGCGGCGCTGCAGGCGGCCAAGGGGCAGCCGCTGGGTGTCCTGCCACAGCCCAATGCGTTGCCGCGCGGCTGCATCGCCGCCGGTGACCGCGCGTTCTTCTGCGACTACGTCCTCGAGTATCTGGCCCGCGCCGGGATCAGCAAGGACCAGGTCGCCAGGGGCGGCTACATGATCAAGACCACGCTAGATCCCGATGTGCAGATTCCGGTGAAGACGGCGGTCAACGACATCGCGAGCCCTGACCTCGACGGCGTCGCCAGCGTGATGAGCGTGATCCGGCCGGGCAAGGAGTCCCACCCGGTGTTGGCGATGGCGAGCAACCGCACCTACGGCCTGAACCTGGAGGCCGGGGAGACCATGCAGCCCCAGCCCTTCTCGCTGGTCGGCGACGGCGCAGGGTCGGTCTTCAAGATCTTCACCACCGCCGCCGCCATGGACATGGGTATGGGCATCAACGCCCAGCTCGACGCGCCGGCGCGGTTCCAGGCCAAGGGCCTGGGCAGCGGTGGCGCCAGGGGCTGTCCACCCGCGACATGGTGTGTGCAGAACGGCGGCAACTACCGCGGCACCATGAGCGTCACCGACGCGCTGGCCACGTCACCCAACACGGCCTTCGCCAAGCTCATCTCGCAGGTGGGCGTGCAGCGCACCGTCGACATGGCGGTCAAACTGGGACTGAGGTCCTACGCGCTGCCCGGCACCGCCCGTGACTACGACCCGGAGAGCAACGAGAGCCTGGCCGACTTCGTCAAACGACAGAACCTCGGCTCGTTCACGCTGGGCCCGATCGAGGTCAACGCGCTGGAGCTGTCGAACGTCGCAGCCACGCTGGCGTCCGGAGGCACGTGGTGCCCGCCGAACCCCATCGCCGAGGTGATCGACCGCGACGGCAAGCAGGTGTCGGTGACCACCGAGACCTGCGAACAGGTGGTGCCCGAGGGATTGGCCAACACCCTCGCCAATGCGATGAGTAAGGACGACACCGGCGCGGGCACCGCCGCCGGGGCCGCGGGCTCGGTCGGCTGGAATCTGCCGATGTCGGGCAAGACCGGTACGACCGAGGCCAGCCGCTCGGCGGGCTTCCTCGGCTTCACCAACCAGTACGCGGCCGCCAACTACATCTACGACGACTCGACCGCGCCGGGCGCGCTGTGCTCCTACCCGCTTCGCCAGTGCGGCGGCGACGGCAACCTGTTCGGCGGTAACGAGCCCGCTCGGACGTGGTTCAGCGCGATGATGCCGATAGCCAATAACTTCGGCCCGGTCACACTGCCGCCGACCGACCCCCGGTACGTCGACGGCGCGCCAGGCTCGCGGGTGCCCAGTGTCTCGGGCATGAGCGAGAGCAGCGCGCGGTCGCGGCTGCGCGACGCCGGTTTCCAGGTCGCCAACGAGTCCACGCCGGTGAACAGCACCGCACCGTACGGAGCGGTGGTTGGGACGTCGCCGACCGGGCAGACGGTTCCCGGTTCGATCATCACGATCCAGATCTCCAATGGCATCCCGCCGCCACCACCGCCACCGCCACCGGGTGCAATACCCGGCCTGCCGCCCCCGATCGGGCAGACGGTGGTTCAGATTCCTGGGCTGCCGCCCATTACGGTGCCGGTGCTCGGACCGCCGCCTCCGCCACCGCCACCGTTCCCACCGCCCCCACCACCACCGCCGTGA
- a CDS encoding WhiB family transcriptional regulator — MSGMRPAARRTSMTITAPTVVPGAEAEARIAWVSQARCRQADPDELFVRGAAQRKAAVICRHCPVILECGADALDNRVEFGVWGGMTERQRRALLKQHPEVVSWADFFAAQRKHRSAV; from the coding sequence GTGTCCGGTATGAGGCCCGCAGCGCGGAGAACAAGCATGACCATTACTGCCCCCACTGTTGTTCCAGGCGCGGAAGCCGAGGCACGCATCGCCTGGGTGTCACAGGCCCGTTGTCGCCAGGCTGACCCCGACGAGTTATTTGTCCGCGGGGCCGCGCAGCGCAAAGCCGCGGTGATCTGCAGGCATTGCCCGGTGATCCTGGAATGCGGCGCCGACGCCCTCGACAACCGGGTCGAATTCGGCGTGTGGGGAGGCATGACCGAACGACAGCGCCGCGCCCTGCTCAAGCAGCACCCCGAGGTCGTCTCGTGGGCCGATTTCTTCGCCGCCCAGCGCAAGCACCGCAGCGCCGTATAA